Proteins encoded in a region of the Candidatus Abyssobacteria bacterium SURF_5 genome:
- a CDS encoding 4Fe-4S dicluster domain-containing protein, giving the protein MSREFPLREERIGFYICHCGINIAFKVRCAEVAEYIGTLPGVAVSRDYLFMCSDPGQEIIEKDIRELDLTRVVVASCSPRMHEHTFRAACARAGLNPFRAFHHVCVREHVSWVTLDEDQATEKAKLLARAGIRRVRYQSDLFPKTFPVNPNTLVVGGGITGMQASLDVAKAGYKVYLVERQATIGGHMLQYDKTFPTMDCAACIGTPKMVAVGQNPNIEILSLSEVEEISGFVGNFKVKVRKHARYVKADKCTGCAECTKYCPIIVPNEWDVNTKQRNAVYRPFPQAVPITFAIDKKDRGPCVQTCPAGTNVQGYVTMIREGKYKEALKIIMENLPLPGVLGRVCPAPCEKECRRGEVDEPVSIRNLKRFAADQADWETLELPEIDMKPPEEKVAIVGSGPAGLACAYFLARKGYHPTVFEALPEVGGMLRAGIPDYRLPPEVLNREVNYIRRLGVEIKTNAPIGGETTIESLLANGFKAVFLSTGAHNEFKLGVEGEDAAGVLKGISFLRDVNFCANGEVGKKAVVIGGGAVAMDVARVARRKGASEVHVYCLEKRHEMPAWVEEIEAAEAEGIEIHNAWGVKRILTNDAKVKGIEFKRCTAVFDENKRFSPQYDDSETITENCNTVLVAIGQRPDLSCLNGSKDVQLTRRGLIAADPVTLQTSKPGVFAGGEMYSGPSLVVQAVATGKEAAISIERYLKSEDLVLDRPERPKGENWAPIPEDVQKAARAKMPELAPADRVNGFVEVETGFTEEQARAEAARCLSCGVCCECKQCVPACEAKAIDHDAKDEIVTLDVGSIILATGFDIMDPTPMQEYGYGKYRNVLTSLEFERLSNATGPTSGKILLRDPNDRWNHTRPPKSVAFLHCVGSRDKNYHDYCSRTCCMYALKMAHLVKDKCGHDTQVFNFYIDMRCFGKGQEEFYRRIQDEGVRMVRGKAVEVTDKAEDPSEEGMLIVRAEDSLIGKMLRVPVEMVVLCTAMEPRPDALEVARIFGLSLSADGFFMEEHPKLEPVSTPTSGVFLAGACQGPKDITDSVAQAKAAASEAQALSTLGKVIVPPMISHIDEDICIGCQVCIGLCPYSAIEFDEFKKVSVVNEAVCKGCGSCAAYCPSGAADIRHFTQKQIFGEIEGILVGAKETRDE; this is encoded by the coding sequence GAATCGGTTTCTATATCTGTCATTGCGGTATCAATATCGCATTCAAGGTCAGATGCGCTGAAGTAGCCGAGTATATCGGAACATTGCCCGGCGTCGCCGTCTCGCGCGATTACCTGTTCATGTGCTCTGATCCCGGGCAGGAGATTATCGAGAAAGACATCAGGGAGCTCGACCTGACGCGCGTGGTGGTCGCTTCCTGCTCCCCCCGCATGCACGAGCATACCTTCAGGGCGGCATGCGCGCGAGCCGGCCTCAACCCCTTCCGGGCATTTCATCATGTCTGCGTCCGGGAGCATGTATCCTGGGTCACTCTCGACGAAGACCAGGCCACCGAGAAAGCAAAACTGCTCGCTCGCGCCGGCATCAGGCGCGTGCGATATCAATCCGACCTCTTTCCCAAAACCTTCCCCGTCAATCCCAACACGCTCGTGGTCGGCGGCGGAATCACCGGAATGCAAGCGTCGCTTGACGTCGCAAAGGCAGGTTACAAGGTGTATCTCGTCGAGCGGCAGGCCACTATCGGCGGCCACATGCTCCAATACGACAAGACCTTCCCGACCATGGACTGCGCCGCCTGCATCGGTACGCCCAAGATGGTCGCCGTCGGCCAGAATCCGAACATCGAAATTCTCTCCCTGAGCGAGGTCGAAGAGATCAGCGGTTTCGTCGGCAACTTCAAGGTCAAAGTGAGAAAGCACGCCCGCTACGTGAAAGCTGACAAGTGCACAGGCTGCGCCGAATGCACCAAGTATTGTCCCATCATCGTGCCGAATGAATGGGATGTGAACACGAAGCAGCGCAACGCCGTGTACCGGCCGTTCCCGCAAGCGGTCCCCATCACGTTCGCCATCGATAAAAAGGACAGGGGCCCCTGCGTCCAGACGTGTCCCGCCGGCACCAATGTGCAAGGCTACGTCACGATGATCCGAGAGGGCAAATACAAGGAAGCCCTCAAGATAATCATGGAAAACCTCCCGCTCCCGGGCGTGCTCGGCAGAGTCTGTCCGGCCCCATGCGAAAAAGAGTGCAGGAGAGGCGAAGTCGATGAGCCGGTTTCAATCCGGAACCTGAAGCGCTTCGCCGCCGACCAGGCGGATTGGGAAACGCTCGAACTGCCCGAAATCGATATGAAGCCGCCTGAGGAAAAGGTGGCGATCGTGGGATCGGGCCCGGCAGGCCTTGCCTGCGCGTATTTCCTCGCCCGAAAAGGATATCATCCGACCGTCTTCGAGGCCTTGCCGGAGGTCGGCGGCATGCTGCGGGCCGGCATCCCCGATTACCGCCTGCCGCCCGAGGTGCTCAATCGCGAAGTGAATTATATCCGCCGCCTGGGAGTCGAGATCAAGACCAACGCTCCCATCGGCGGAGAAACAACAATCGAGAGCCTCCTCGCCAATGGCTTCAAGGCAGTGTTCTTGTCGACCGGCGCCCACAACGAATTCAAACTCGGTGTCGAGGGCGAAGACGCCGCAGGCGTGCTGAAAGGAATCTCGTTCCTGCGCGACGTGAATTTCTGCGCGAATGGAGAGGTGGGCAAGAAGGCCGTCGTTATCGGCGGCGGCGCGGTCGCCATGGACGTGGCCCGCGTCGCTCGGCGCAAGGGCGCCTCGGAAGTGCACGTCTATTGCCTTGAGAAGCGACACGAAATGCCCGCGTGGGTCGAGGAGATCGAAGCCGCCGAGGCCGAAGGAATCGAGATTCATAATGCATGGGGCGTCAAACGGATATTGACGAACGACGCGAAAGTCAAGGGCATCGAGTTCAAGCGATGTACCGCGGTATTTGACGAAAACAAGAGATTCAGTCCGCAGTACGATGATTCTGAAACCATAACCGAAAACTGCAATACGGTTCTGGTTGCAATCGGCCAGAGACCTGATCTGTCCTGCCTCAACGGCTCGAAGGATGTCCAGCTTACCCGAAGAGGCCTTATTGCCGCCGATCCGGTCACCTTGCAGACCAGCAAGCCCGGCGTTTTTGCGGGCGGCGAAATGTATTCCGGGCCCTCGCTTGTGGTGCAGGCGGTGGCGACCGGCAAGGAGGCCGCCATTTCCATCGAGCGCTACTTGAAGAGCGAAGACCTTGTTCTCGACAGGCCCGAGCGTCCAAAGGGCGAGAACTGGGCCCCCATCCCTGAAGACGTCCAGAAGGCCGCTCGTGCGAAAATGCCCGAACTCGCGCCCGCTGACAGAGTGAACGGCTTCGTCGAAGTCGAGACGGGCTTCACCGAGGAGCAAGCCAGAGCCGAAGCCGCCCGCTGTCTCTCGTGCGGCGTGTGCTGCGAGTGCAAGCAGTGCGTGCCCGCTTGCGAGGCGAAGGCAATCGACCACGATGCCAAGGACGAAATCGTCACGCTCGACGTGGGCTCAATTATCCTGGCCACCGGCTTCGACATCATGGACCCGACGCCGATGCAGGAGTACGGCTACGGCAAATACCGCAATGTTCTGACAAGCTTGGAATTCGAGCGCCTCTCCAACGCCACGGGTCCCACCTCCGGCAAAATCCTTCTCCGGGACCCGAACGACAGGTGGAACCACACCCGGCCCCCCAAGAGCGTCGCATTCCTGCACTGCGTCGGCAGCCGCGACAAAAACTATCACGACTATTGCTCGCGAACCTGCTGTATGTACGCGCTGAAAATGGCGCACCTGGTTAAGGACAAGTGCGGCCATGACACGCAGGTGTTCAATTTCTACATCGATATGCGGTGCTTCGGAAAAGGACAGGAGGAGTTTTACCGCCGCATCCAGGATGAGGGCGTGAGGATGGTCCGGGGCAAGGCCGTCGAGGTGACCGATAAGGCGGAGGACCCGAGCGAAGAAGGAATGCTCATCGTACGGGCGGAAGACTCGCTGATCGGCAAAATGCTGAGGGTGCCGGTCGAGATGGTGGTTCTGTGCACGGCCATGGAACCGCGGCCGGACGCCCTGGAGGTGGCCAGAATCTTCGGCCTATCACTCAGCGCCGACGGCTTCTTCATGGAAGAACATCCGAAGCTCGAGCCGGTCTCGACCCCAACCTCCGGCGTCTTCCTCGCCGGCGCTTGCCAGGGTCCGAAGGACATAACTGATTCAGTCGCGCAGGCAAAAGCGGCCGCCAGCGAAGCGCAGGCGCTTTCCACCCTGGGGAAAGTGATCGTCCCGCCGATGATAAGCCATATCGACGAAGACATCTGCATCGGCTGTCAAGTCTGCATCGGGTTGTGCCCGTACTCTGCGATCGAATTCGACGAATTCAAAAAGGTTAGCGTGGTGAATGAGGCTGTTTGTAAAGGATGCGGGAGCTGCGCCGCCTACTGCCCGAGCGGCGCCGCCGACATACGCCATTTCACCCAAAAACAGATTTTCGGTGAAATCGAGGGAATCCTCGTAGGAGCCAAGGAGACACGCGATGAGTAA
- a CDS encoding hydrogenase iron-sulfur subunit yields MSKEFEPTIVAFLCNWCTFTAADLAGTSRLSYPENVKIIRMMCSGMVDPLYVLKAFMEGADGVFIGGCWPGDCHYINGNLKARRRVALLTEILKQFGIEEDRFWLRWVAASDGVMFQEFSKQMTEKLRQMGPSPLSVNQTIA; encoded by the coding sequence ATGAGTAAGGAGTTCGAACCCACAATTGTTGCTTTCCTCTGCAACTGGTGCACGTTCACCGCTGCGGACCTCGCCGGCACGTCGCGCCTCAGTTATCCCGAGAACGTCAAGATAATCCGCATGATGTGCAGCGGCATGGTCGATCCGCTCTATGTTCTCAAAGCCTTCATGGAGGGGGCGGACGGCGTTTTCATCGGAGGATGCTGGCCCGGCGACTGCCATTATATCAACGGCAACCTGAAGGCGCGCCGGCGAGTGGCGTTGCTTACGGAAATTCTGAAGCAGTTCGGAATCGAGGAGGACAGGTTCTGGCTGCGCTGGGTTGCCGCCAGCGACGGCGTCATGTTCCAGGAGTTCTCCAAACAGATGACTGAAAAGCTCCGACAAATGGGGCCGAGCCCGCTCAGTGTCAATCAAACAATCGCGTGA
- a CDS encoding formate dehydrogenase, whose translation MTEYSKLVAQDGSINKSLASFFRTMLEKNVVDAVLVPAHQNPKGVMQTLITAPEALDAVDPFAPVAPTNSARLVTRLTNVPSGRPVAVVMRSCEIRALLELVKLKQANVDDLLLIGIDCLGRYENADYLKYEQGGATTEDFLKAACGDKGTKSADGFDVAVACRICEYPAADNADVRLCVIGASPGEVFVEWATEKGLNARKAMGLEAEAGPAGRDAAVQQIKKTRTAQRDKVFSDMYEHVGSMEKLRDHLAGCINCYNCRAACPVCYCKECVFVTDTFRHPGDQYLSWGDKRGFMKMPTETVLFHLTRMTHMSALCVGCGQCSSACPNDIHVTELFRSVANRTQARFDYHPGRSLDEPQPLAVFYAEELTEVTGQVK comes from the coding sequence ATGACGGAATACAGCAAACTGGTTGCTCAAGATGGTTCGATAAACAAATCGCTGGCCTCTTTTTTCAGGACCATGCTCGAGAAGAATGTCGTGGACGCCGTCCTCGTGCCGGCCCACCAGAATCCAAAGGGAGTCATGCAGACGCTGATTACCGCCCCGGAAGCGCTCGATGCCGTTGACCCCTTCGCGCCTGTAGCGCCGACGAATTCGGCAAGACTCGTGACCCGGCTCACGAACGTCCCCTCCGGGAGGCCGGTGGCGGTGGTGATGCGGTCGTGCGAGATACGGGCGCTCCTCGAACTGGTCAAACTCAAGCAGGCGAACGTCGACGACCTCCTTTTGATCGGAATTGACTGTCTCGGCAGATACGAAAATGCCGATTACTTGAAATACGAACAAGGCGGCGCCACGACCGAGGACTTCCTCAAAGCCGCTTGCGGAGACAAAGGAACCAAAAGCGCCGACGGGTTCGACGTTGCCGTCGCCTGCCGGATCTGCGAATATCCGGCGGCAGACAATGCGGATGTCCGCCTCTGCGTCATTGGCGCCTCTCCGGGCGAGGTCTTTGTCGAGTGGGCCACGGAGAAAGGGCTGAATGCACGCAAGGCGATGGGACTCGAAGCGGAAGCAGGCCCGGCCGGCCGCGACGCGGCGGTGCAACAGATCAAGAAAACGAGAACCGCGCAACGAGACAAGGTGTTCTCCGATATGTATGAGCACGTCGGGAGCATGGAGAAGCTGCGGGATCATCTGGCTGGTTGCATAAATTGCTATAACTGCCGCGCGGCCTGCCCCGTCTGTTATTGCAAAGAATGCGTCTTCGTCACCGATACCTTCCGCCACCCCGGCGACCAATACCTCTCATGGGGCGATAAGCGCGGCTTCATGAAGATGCCAACCGAGACAGTGCTGTTCCACCTGACTCGCATGACTCACATGAGCGCGCTGTGCGTGGGCTGCGGCCAGTGCTCGAGCGCGTGCCCGAATGATATCCATGTGACCGAGCTTTTCAGGTCGGTCGCCAACAGGACTCAGGCCAGATTCGACTACCATCCGGGCAGATCGCTCGATGAGCCTCAGCCGCTGGCGGTGTTCTATGCGGAAGAGCTTACGGAAGTAACCGGACAAGTTAAGTAG
- a CDS encoding CoB--CoM heterodisulfide reductase iron-sulfur subunit A family protein → MTEENAVGTVLVVGAGIAGIKSALELAETGYKVILTDNSPSVGGILQKLDHQFPTDHCGMCRMLPLVGREHASQHCMRKSLFHDNIEILPFTEITSVKGDAGAYTVELLRRARHVNTDICNGLGKCIDVCPVEAPDEFNQGLTRRKAIYKPVPHNVPQMLLIDMQACTRCGECVKACPVNAIDLEAQDEASLVEVNAIILAAGATLYDPATDDDAKAYAVSPDVVSSLAFERILSGSGLYDGTIRRPSDGKPAKRIAWIQCVGSRNRRKGRDYCSSICCMFALKEAVLAHEKGGPDTETTIFYMDMRTFGKEFYQYRERAEREYGVRLVRCRVQSVLREADGSLLVRYLDQKTGEFVEDSYDMVVLSTGQAPFEDHRRLAELLGLDRAPSGLLPLLDFEKVKLVKPGIFICGSLMGLTDISEAITSGIAAAGETSKMLLASGIKRLEDEPAPERPVDKQAPLVSVVLCSCKGVKAPEGLDLEPLISTIKKYPGVGEAHLVEALCREEGEQELKEILEQTKCNRLIIGACLPYVYRQRFRKLAQTAGFNPALVEIFDLLSAARHGLPETNGTDWVQLALEEMSALLEKLKLAQALHSHALPIHQTALVVGGGVAGMRAALSLADRGIKTHLVEKSDRLGGHAANGLHYTIDGLDPAGLVSELNRKIEEQRNLTVHLNSEIIGSKGALGRFTTEIRSSDSNQKLEHGAVIIATGGHEAKTTEYAYGQSERVVTQVELEERLTAGELDAATLENVVMIQCVGSREKGAREYCSRICCAAALKNAFKILEKNPAARIYILNRDMMTYGFLEKYYTRARGEGIMFINYELDQKPQVEIVDDKPLVKFTDPVLQMPLEVTADLLALATGIQPPSSNEQLAQSFGLPLTSEGFFQEADSKWRPVEFKKLGVFLAGTAHSPLPLNESLMQAEAAAQKAYAHISRRTIQTARAVSKVHDAICARCQICVEICPYNARAFDPEQNCIVVDSAACQACGLCAVACPNKAAEVQGWSEKQTLAIIDAKLRSTGHSRRRAGKEVTT, encoded by the coding sequence ATGACTGAGGAAAACGCTGTCGGAACAGTGCTCGTCGTGGGCGCCGGCATCGCCGGAATCAAATCCGCCCTCGAATTGGCCGAGACGGGTTATAAAGTTATCCTTACCGACAATTCGCCTTCTGTCGGCGGCATCCTGCAAAAGCTCGACCATCAGTTCCCAACCGACCACTGCGGAATGTGCAGGATGCTGCCGCTGGTCGGACGCGAACACGCGTCGCAGCACTGCATGCGCAAAAGCCTGTTCCATGACAACATCGAGATTCTTCCGTTCACCGAGATCACATCCGTTAAAGGAGACGCAGGCGCCTACACAGTGGAGCTGCTCAGACGGGCGCGGCATGTCAATACCGATATCTGCAACGGACTCGGCAAGTGCATCGACGTGTGCCCGGTGGAAGCGCCCGACGAATTCAATCAGGGCCTTACCCGGCGCAAAGCCATCTACAAGCCTGTCCCTCATAATGTCCCCCAAATGCTGCTCATAGATATGCAAGCCTGCACCAGGTGCGGCGAGTGCGTGAAGGCGTGTCCGGTGAACGCGATCGACCTGGAGGCGCAGGACGAAGCGAGCCTGGTCGAGGTGAATGCAATAATACTCGCGGCCGGCGCGACTCTCTATGATCCCGCCACAGATGATGACGCGAAAGCATATGCGGTCTCGCCCGACGTCGTCAGCTCGTTGGCCTTCGAGCGCATCTTGAGCGGATCGGGCCTCTACGACGGGACGATCCGCCGCCCGTCGGATGGCAAGCCCGCCAAACGCATTGCCTGGATTCAATGCGTCGGCTCCCGCAACCGCAGGAAGGGCCGAGATTATTGCTCGTCCATTTGCTGCATGTTCGCGCTCAAAGAGGCGGTGCTCGCCCATGAAAAGGGAGGGCCGGACACCGAGACAACCATCTTTTACATGGATATGCGCACCTTCGGGAAGGAGTTTTATCAGTACCGCGAGCGGGCCGAACGCGAATACGGCGTGCGCCTTGTTCGCTGCCGCGTTCAGAGCGTGTTGCGGGAGGCCGACGGCTCGCTGCTGGTCCGATACCTCGATCAGAAAACCGGAGAATTTGTCGAAGACTCCTATGACATGGTGGTGCTTTCGACCGGTCAGGCGCCTTTCGAAGACCATCGCAGGCTCGCCGAATTGCTCGGCTTGGATCGCGCGCCCTCGGGACTGCTCCCCCTGCTCGACTTCGAGAAAGTGAAGCTGGTGAAGCCGGGAATCTTTATCTGCGGCTCGCTGATGGGGCTCACCGACATCAGCGAGGCCATCACCAGCGGGATCGCAGCGGCAGGTGAAACATCGAAAATGCTTCTTGCCTCCGGGATCAAAAGGCTGGAAGACGAGCCGGCTCCGGAACGGCCGGTGGACAAACAGGCTCCGCTTGTATCGGTCGTTCTGTGCAGTTGTAAAGGAGTCAAGGCGCCCGAAGGGCTCGACCTCGAGCCGCTGATCTCGACCATCAAGAAATATCCCGGAGTGGGTGAAGCTCATCTCGTGGAGGCGCTGTGCCGGGAAGAGGGAGAGCAGGAGCTTAAGGAAATCCTCGAGCAGACAAAATGCAACCGGCTCATCATCGGAGCCTGCCTCCCGTACGTGTACCGGCAGCGGTTCAGGAAGCTGGCTCAAACCGCAGGTTTCAATCCGGCCCTGGTGGAGATATTTGATCTGTTGAGCGCGGCGAGACATGGCCTGCCGGAGACAAACGGGACCGATTGGGTGCAGTTGGCTTTAGAGGAAATGAGCGCGCTGCTCGAAAAACTTAAGCTGGCGCAGGCGCTTCACTCTCATGCTCTGCCCATCCATCAGACGGCGCTCGTGGTCGGCGGCGGCGTCGCAGGTATGCGAGCCGCCCTCTCCCTTGCCGATCGAGGGATCAAAACACACCTGGTGGAAAAATCCGACCGGCTCGGCGGGCATGCGGCCAATGGATTGCATTACACGATTGACGGATTAGACCCCGCCGGCCTGGTCTCCGAACTGAACCGGAAAATCGAGGAGCAGCGGAACCTGACAGTCCATTTGAACAGCGAGATTATTGGCTCCAAGGGTGCGCTCGGACGCTTCACTACCGAAATCCGCAGCAGCGACAGCAACCAAAAACTCGAGCACGGCGCGGTGATCATAGCCACCGGCGGTCATGAAGCCAAAACCACTGAATACGCCTACGGCCAGAGCGAGCGCGTTGTGACCCAGGTTGAACTGGAGGAGCGACTGACAGCCGGGGAACTCGATGCGGCAACTCTGGAGAACGTGGTGATGATTCAATGCGTCGGCTCGCGGGAGAAAGGCGCGCGCGAGTACTGCAGCCGCATCTGCTGCGCGGCCGCATTGAAGAACGCATTCAAGATCCTTGAGAAGAATCCTGCGGCCCGCATCTACATCCTCAATCGGGACATGATGACCTACGGCTTCCTCGAGAAATACTATACCAGGGCGCGAGGCGAAGGGATCATGTTCATCAATTATGAACTCGATCAGAAGCCGCAGGTGGAGATCGTTGACGACAAGCCGCTCGTGAAATTCACCGATCCGGTCCTCCAGATGCCGCTCGAGGTGACCGCCGATCTGCTGGCGCTCGCCACCGGCATACAGCCCCCTTCATCCAACGAACAGCTTGCCCAAAGCTTCGGCTTGCCGCTCACGTCGGAAGGCTTCTTTCAGGAGGCCGATTCGAAATGGCGGCCGGTCGAATTCAAGAAGCTGGGCGTCTTTCTCGCGGGCACGGCGCACAGCCCGCTGCCACTGAACGAATCGCTCATGCAGGCTGAGGCCGCGGCGCAGAAAGCCTACGCCCATATCTCCCGACGCACGATTCAAACGGCACGAGCCGTATCCAAAGTGCACGACGCCATCTGCGCCCGCTGCCAAATATGCGTGGAAATCTGCCCGTACAATGCGCGCGCGTTTGATCCTGAACAGAACTGCATCGTCGTCGACTCGGCAGCATGCCAGGCCTGCGGCCTGTGCGCGGTCGCTTGCCCGAACAAAGCCGCGGAAGTGCAGGGCTGGAGCGAGAAACAGACGCTGGCGATAATCGACGCGAAGCTGAGAAGCACCGGCCATTCGCGGCGGCGGGCCGGCAAGGAGGTAACAACGTGA